One Micromonospora sp. WMMD1120 genomic region harbors:
- a CDS encoding TIR-like protein FxsC has protein sequence MSPPGGRGRPATRGTYFFLSYAHSAPPPGARADADVWVGQFFADLTDEVRRQARPVAGMRIGFFDQHIPLGADWKAALAEALGDAEVFVPLYSPGYFSRPWALGEQESFRARLAAAGPARVTAGHLTPVLWIPFPPWETHPELDGALDLGRDVPEYAADGLRAFCMLASYRDRYELLLRRLASRIVHTAERRPMGPSRAPGLDEVVRPASTDPDFVVAVLAPTRDHLPTSRDPAAYATSGRRWRPYGRRQELPAAEYAASTAERLGLVARTEDFAHAADLLARRPAVLLVDPWIAATPDGTATLARMLAGLREWVVPLVVTDDDDSQDATEWATEVTQLLHDVGLPQVKRACNVPEFVDLMPALVTEARRQFLKYGPVVPFEPPPEPVPSLRDGLGATGSLDTASPPDDPGSPRPHGENR, from the coding sequence GTGAGCCCGCCGGGGGGTCGTGGCCGGCCGGCGACGCGCGGGACGTACTTCTTCCTGAGCTACGCCCACTCGGCGCCGCCGCCGGGCGCTCGGGCCGACGCCGACGTGTGGGTCGGTCAGTTCTTCGCCGACCTGACCGACGAGGTGCGACGTCAGGCGCGACCGGTGGCGGGGATGCGGATCGGCTTCTTCGACCAGCACATCCCGCTGGGCGCCGACTGGAAGGCCGCCCTCGCCGAGGCGCTCGGTGACGCCGAGGTGTTCGTCCCGCTCTACTCGCCCGGCTACTTCAGCCGTCCGTGGGCGCTCGGCGAGCAGGAGTCGTTCCGGGCCCGGCTGGCCGCCGCGGGGCCGGCCCGGGTCACCGCGGGTCACCTCACCCCGGTGCTGTGGATCCCGTTCCCTCCGTGGGAGACCCACCCGGAGCTGGACGGCGCCCTGGACCTGGGCCGGGACGTCCCGGAGTACGCCGCCGACGGCCTGCGCGCGTTCTGCATGCTGGCCTCCTACCGGGACCGCTACGAGCTGTTGCTGCGCCGCCTGGCGAGCCGGATCGTGCACACCGCCGAGCGCCGGCCGATGGGCCCGTCCCGGGCGCCGGGCCTCGACGAGGTCGTCCGCCCGGCGTCCACCGACCCGGACTTCGTCGTCGCCGTCCTGGCCCCGACCCGCGACCACCTGCCGACCAGCCGCGACCCCGCCGCCTATGCGACCAGCGGCCGGCGCTGGCGGCCGTACGGGCGACGCCAGGAGCTGCCCGCTGCCGAGTACGCGGCCAGCACCGCCGAGCGGCTCGGGCTGGTGGCCCGCACGGAGGACTTCGCGCACGCCGCCGATCTGCTCGCACGCCGGCCGGCGGTGCTGCTCGTCGACCCGTGGATCGCGGCGACACCGGACGGGACCGCGACCCTCGCCCGGATGCTGGCCGGCCTGCGGGAGTGGGTCGTGCCGCTGGTGGTCACCGACGACGACGACAGCCAGGACGCGACCGAATGGGCCACCGAGGTCACCCAGCTGCTGCACGATGTCGGTCTGCCCCAGGTCAAGCGCGCCTGCAACGTGCCGGAGTTCGTTGACCTGATGCCGGCGCTGGTCACCGAGGCCCGCCGCCAGTTCCTCAAGTACGGCCCGGTCGTCCCCTTCGAACCACCGCCGGAGCCGGTGCCGAGCCTGCGGGACGGCCTGGGCGCCACCGGCTCCCTCGACACCGCGTCCCCGCCTGATGATCCGGGCTCACCGCGTCCACACGGAGAAAACCGATGA